The proteins below come from a single Portunus trituberculatus isolate SZX2019 chromosome 2, ASM1759143v1, whole genome shotgun sequence genomic window:
- the LOC123502358 gene encoding LOW QUALITY PROTEIN: mitochondrial ornithine transporter 1-like (The sequence of the model RefSeq protein was modified relative to this genomic sequence to represent the inferred CDS: inserted 4 bases in 2 codons): MQHYKDMFIDLMGGTMGGAACVYVGQPLDTVKVKMQTFPSLYQGMAQCFTHTLKRDGLRGLYAGTVPALAANIAENSVLFACYGVCQKAVAWATGAKRVEDLSALSNATAGFFAAFFSSLTLCPTELVKCRLQAMRELALAEQREPERIGPLKLTRRILQQEGIAGLFRGLTSTFXREMPGYFFFFXGYEASRALLTPPGKTKEEIGFTRTLFCGGVAGVVLWVAIFPADVAKSRIQVAGSKEAMRTVVMDIVRKEGFSALYNGLGPTVLRTFPATGALFVAYEGTKQLLHGALD; encoded by the exons atGCAGCATTATAAAGACATGTTCATTGACCTTATGGGAGGAACAATGG GCGGCgctgcgtgtgtgtacgtggggCAGCCTTTGGACACAGTGAAGGTAAAGATGCAGACCTTTCCCTCACTGTACCAGGGCATGGCTCAGTGCTTCACCCACACACTCAAGAGGGACGGACTGAGGGGTCTCTACGCTGGCACTGTTCCCGCTCTTGCTGCTAATATCGCTGAGAATTCCGTCCTTTTTGCCTGCTATGGGGTGTGTCAGAAGGCCGTGGCGTGGGCGACAGGGGCTAAG CGCGTAGAGGACCTGTCGGCCCTAAGCAACGCCACAGCAGGGTTCTTTGCagcatttttctcctccctgaCGCTGTGTCCCACGGAGTTAGTGAAGTGTCGACTGCAGGCTATGAGAGAGCTGGCACTGGCTGAACAGAGGGAGcct GAGCGTATAGGACCTCTGAAATTGACAAGAAGGATTTTACAACAAGAAGGTATCGCAGGATTGTTCCGAGGTTTGACGTCGACTTT GCGAGAAATGCCGggctatttcttcttctt ggggTACGAGGCTTCCCGCGCCCTCCTCACCCCCCCagggaagactaaagaggagatcg GCTTCACCCGCACCCTGTTctgtggcggtgtggcgggtgtggtgctgtgggtggctatattcCCAGCGGATGTGGCAAAATCGCGGATACAGGTGGCTGGATCCAAGGAAGCAATGAGAACTGTGGTCATGGATATTgtcaggaaggaag GGTTCTCAGCACTGTACAATGGGTTGGGTCCGACAGTTCTGCGCACCTTCCCTGCCACTGGAGCCCTCTTTGTGGCCTATGAGGGGACCAAACAGCTGCTGCATGGAGCTTTGGACTGA